The genomic segment AATATGCGATTAAATGAGAATATCGTTCATTTAAAGTTAAATGAGGTAGATGTAAATGATTTTCAGCCTCGTAAAGTTTTCGATGAGGCGTCTATTGCAGAATTGGAAGAATCTATCAAGAGAAATGGCTTGATACAGCCGATAATAGTTAGAAAATTTGGTGAAAGATACAAGCTAATTGCTGGTGAAAGACGTCTTAGAGCTATGAGAAACTTGGGAGCGGAAACGATCCCATCTATTGTTAGGGACTTTACAGATAAGACTTCCCTTGAAGTTGCTATAGTAGAAAATATACAGAGAAAGGATTTAACGCCATTAGAAGAAGCAGAGGCATACAAAAGACTCATCGACGAATTTAATTATAAGCATGTAGAGTTGGCAAGTATAGTTGGTAAAAGTCGATCTCATGTTACAAACCATCTCAGGATACTTTCTTTACCAAAGAGAATAAAAGAACTTTTAGAAGAAAATAGAATCTCGCTTGGGCATGTTAAGTTACTAACGAATGTGGAAGATAGCGAGAAAATGGCGGAAAAGATAGCTCGCCTCTCACTAAGTGTAAGACAAGCTGAAAACCTCTTGAGGGATGCGCGCAAAAAAAATAACCCTCATGCAAATAAGAAAAGTCATGAACTATGTATGTTGGAAAAAAAAATTTCAGAGAGGTTAGGGATGAAAGTAACAATAACTGACAGTGAAAGGAAAAATGGAAATGTTAAAATTACCTTTAAAAACTTAGATGAGCTCCAGGATATTCTAGAGAGACTAAGTTAATGAAACATATTTAGGATTGTGATAACATATGAACCATTGGAAATGTAGTCGGTCTGGATTAAATTATGTTCTATAGTAATGGACTCCTTTCAAAATTAAAGCACTCCTTTTTCGGAGAAAGCACGAAGAAGGAAGCTACATTTAGTTTATACTACTCTTCTTTCAAAAGGATATTTCATACTGATATTGCAAATAGGTTTTCAAAAGCTGAGAAATTTATCTTAACAACGAATAGAAATTTCTATCATAAAGATAGGGTAGTTAAAATCCCCGCTTTGGGTGATATTGATAACAAGACTGCGCGCAAATCCACCAGGGGAAAACTGGAGATTTCAATCAGTGGCAAAACATACACGCTTGAACGGGTCAAAATAGGAGGAGGTCAGACTGCCAGAGGAAAAGGATTATACGAGATAAAAGGGTTAAATAGAGGCATCATGACGACTGCAAGAAAGGATTCTGCAGTTTATTGCCTGTGGCTAGATCCGGATAACAGAGTCTCAGACGAGTATAATACTGAGGGGAATCTTAAAATGTTTTTCAATGGCCCAGTGAAAGCATTTAGTCCTGTTGTTAGGAATCCAAGAGATAGAAGTATTAACATCCTATGTACTCTTATATCTTTTCCGATCTATACTGCAACTCTGGTCGCAAAATACTCTGTCTATTTCGCACTGGAGTTAGTTTCCGGAGTACTAGTTAATGTGGTAACACGGGTCGTTTTTCCATTATCTTTTTTTATTTTTTCCTCTTTTTTTTTAACGCTTGGACTAGTTGGACTACCTCTAATGGGTCCGGATAAAAGAAAAGGATACTTAGGAAACTATCGAGCTGTTCTACATATTTCTCGCGATATGTTTCTCATGGGGACAATGAGTTACATAAAGAGTGCTCTTCTTGAGTCGAATAGCATAGACAAAAAATTAGAGGGTATGGCAGATGGCTCCCTCAACATGTCGGATTATGAGAAGAGAAACTTGGGATTAAAAAAGGTTGTACTCAGTTCACTTAATGTAGCGTCTGTAGGGTTTAATGGTCTTCTGGCTGTGGTAAGAGGAGCGGTTAATATTAGTTGTTCTTTTTCTCGGGCGCTCGCGAGCTTTTTGATCGGAATTTTAACTCTAAATGCGGATTACTTTTACGCAGGTTCGTTTCTGATAAAACAGCCCTTCTGTGAAATGCGAGATGATTTTCGTGTTTTAGCTGG from the Neorickettsia sennetsu str. Miyayama genome contains:
- a CDS encoding ParB/RepB/Spo0J family partition protein → MRLNENIVHLKLNEVDVNDFQPRKVFDEASIAELEESIKRNGLIQPIIVRKFGERYKLIAGERRLRAMRNLGAETIPSIVRDFTDKTSLEVAIVENIQRKDLTPLEEAEAYKRLIDEFNYKHVELASIVGKSRSHVTNHLRILSLPKRIKELLEENRISLGHVKLLTNVEDSEKMAEKIARLSLSVRQAENLLRDARKKNNPHANKKSHELCMLEKKISERLGMKVTITDSERKNGNVKITFKNLDELQDILERLS